The following is a genomic window from Puniceicoccus vermicola.
GCCTGGGTTTTCTGCACGCAGCCAAATCGTGCCAACCTGTCGTTTCATCCTCTTTACTGGCGGATCTGTCCGCTATCAGGTTGAAGGTGAGGATGTGAACTGTGAAGCGGGTTCGGTCTTATTTGTGCCACCCTGGATCTGGCGTGAATGGGAGGTCGTAGGGGATCGGCCTGCCGAATTGCTCTGGACGGTCTTCAGCGCTAGCGAGGGAATTTTTCAGGATTTCGATCATCTTATCCTGGATCGACCGACAGAGTTTTTCCTCCAGCGTTTAGGTATGGAGCGTATTCTTGCACTAAAGCAGAGGCAGGAGAAATACGATCTTCTGATGGAGGGAGAGATGAAAGCCGTCCTTGCCCGTTTCTTTCTAAACCTGCCTGAGCTGGTTATGGAAAAAAAGCGAGCTTCCGACCGTCATCCGGAAGTCGATTACTCGGTCCGTTGGCTACAGGCGCACTATTATGTCCCCACTGCCTTGGCTGAGTTACAGGAACAGTTGACCCTCCATCCGGATTACTTTCGCGATCTCTTTCGCCGCCAGATGCATGAGAGCCCGAATCGCTACCTCACCACGCTCCGTATGCGTGCGGCCCGGTACTTTTTGAAGGATTCGGTTATGAGTATCAAAGAAGTGGCTGCACGCTGCGGCTACACCGATGCGTTGTATTTCAGCCGCGCTTACAGGAAGTTCTGGAATCACTCGCCCAGTGAGGAGCGAAAATAGAACCAGCCACGGTCTCATCCGTAGGCCGCTCCAAATTTATAATTTGGTCGTCTATTTTTCAGCCT
Proteins encoded in this region:
- a CDS encoding AraC family transcriptional regulator, with the protein product METSYRSKLGQLLNSRLHFDQVRHEQFQPGFSARSQIVPTCRFILFTGGSVRYQVEGEDVNCEAGSVLFVPPWIWREWEVVGDRPAELLWTVFSASEGIFQDFDHLILDRPTEFFLQRLGMERILALKQRQEKYDLLMEGEMKAVLARFFLNLPELVMEKKRASDRHPEVDYSVRWLQAHYYVPTALAELQEQLTLHPDYFRDLFRRQMHESPNRYLTTLRMRAARYFLKDSVMSIKEVAARCGYTDALYFSRAYRKFWNHSPSEERK